A stretch of DNA from Vanrija pseudolonga chromosome 6, complete sequence:
CCTGGACTCGAAGCTCATGTGTACGTATTGGCACCCCTCCGTGggcacgctcgctcgcgcgctgacgcgcgctcgcgcccgtgCAGACTACATCGACTCCAACATCCCCGAGATCCACGTGTTCGActacgacgtcgacacgggGCTCATCTCCAACCGGCGCGTGTTCGCCACTGCGCCCCCTgacgctggcgacggcgcgcccaCAAAGGGCGTGTTTGACgggctggtcgtcgacggcgtcggcaacgtgtggagcgcgcgctgggccgACTCGCGCGTTGTCGCCTACtcgcccgacggcgagctgctgctccacATCCGTACCCCCGGCGCCAAGAGCCCCACGATCCCCGCGTtcggcggcaaggacctCACGACGGTCTATGTCGCCACGGCGAGCGCCAACCttgcgggcgagggcgagatccAGGCCCAGTGGCCTGCGTCCGGGGACGTCTTCAAGATCGAGGCTGGCGAGGGGACGCCGCTGGGTGCTGCCCTCGGCAAGGCCTGGAAGGGACGCGTTCGCCACGCCTTCGGCGGTTAGATCGGGGTTGTAAGAAGTTAGAATGCACAAGGGAATGTGGTCGGAGCCGTCCGACGAGACCGGACCAAAGTTGGAGCAGTCGCCGCCACCTAGGCGTCGATTGCGCAGTATTGAGCAACTCGCacgctgacgcgcgctcgtcgcccccTCACTGTCTCATGAATCCATACAGCACAAACAACGAAGAAACCAGAATCGAAATGCACATGAAGTGGAACCGCGACCATGCCTAGATCCACTGAGCCTTGTCCCACGACGGGTCTGCGGGATCAGCATTGTTTGCCACACACAAACGGCAGTCCCACTCACCCTGCAGGAAGGCACACAGCACCTTGCTGCCAGTCTGGAGCAGCGGGTGGCCAGCGACAATCTCGAGGAAACGCTGcaggccctcgcggcgctgctcaaTGACGTCGTCGGTGAAGCGGTTCGTGAAGACCTGGCGAGTGAGCGGGTTGACACAAAGCAATACACAACCGTCGCTACTCACCTTGCCGGGAAGAGGGGGGATGTTGACACGCGTGCTTTCCCTCTCGAGGATGTCACGGAACGCCTCAAAGTCAGAGTATCGCCGGCGCACAATCGAGTGCTGGACCTTGAACGCGGGGATGTTGGTCTGATCGTCAGCTCTCTGCCGACGTCACTTGTCCTCACCATGCACACAAGCTCGTAATCCGTGTACATCTTCCTTCCCACGCCTGTAGTGTTAGCTCTGTCGCTTCCAggcccactcaccatgcGTCAGGGGATTCCGCACCTCGATCTCGAGGAAGGACTCCGGCACCGCGTACATCTCGTCGAACTGCAGTGAACGATGAGTACTCTGCTCCGGAAACTGGCGCACGACTCACTGTCTGAGGACGGCCAGCGAGGCGAGCCATGTCGGAGAAGGTGATGCGCTgcgacgagtcgacgcgGGCAAACGGCGAGTGGGTGGCAtcggctgcggcgtcagtCCGTGTCGGCGGGGTTGCCCGTGACATACGAGATGGTGTGTGGGCTGGGACCTGGGGCGCAAAGGAGGACTGAACTGCTGCAGAAGTGTTAGTGCGATGCTTGGCAGGTGCACGGGTGCCAGGCCATCTGGTTGTTTGGCCCTGTGTTGGAtgggggaggaaggtgggGAGGTTGGGGGATACCTACGTccgccctgctgctggtggcTCATGATGTCTGGTGTTCTtgcgtggggtgggtgggattGGGTATGCAGATGAAGTAGTTTGAgcctgcgctgctgctgctgctgctgctgctgtttaATACAACTGCAACGCGTAAATGGAGTCAAGTGATGACCAAAAAGTGGAGGGTGaagatgaggatgaggatgggGTGTGTGTGGTCGAAGAGGCCAAGAGCCGACGACGCTCTAGGCggtctgggcggcggcggagtgacaagtgggtgtgggtggggtgggtggaagcggcggtggtgctACGGCCGCGTTGAATTGAAATGGGCAGTGGGGGCTAATGTCCGCCTAATAAGAATTATACTCCCGTCCCCTATGTAATGTCCCCCTAATCTGAATTAGACCCAAACGACGCGTCTGTGACTTGTTGATTAGGTTCAGGTTTCTAAATGggcaagctgcgcgccgcctgcgccgtgcgGTGCCCACACGACAaccgaccgccgccgccttccctGAGTTGAAACCCGCCTACCAACCCAGTGCGCGCACATGTGTTTCGTGTGACATTAGGGGGAGGCGTATTCTGCGGGTAAGGTCCCATGTTCCCCGTCTGGCAGGCAGCAAGCAAGTGGGAGTGGGACTCGTCTGGCCCGCAACAACAATCCCTCTCCTTGACTCTTGACACTTCATCCACTCCACTTCTCAAAGAGCATAGCATCCTTCAAGACTTATCAGTCATGGTGGACGCGGCGAGGCCCACTTCAGCAGATAGGAGCCCAAAGAGCCCAAAGCAAGGCGGCACCACACCATTCCAGTCTGGCAAGAATGAGAATGCCGTGCCCACAAACCTCATCACATATAAGGGTGAGTGCGCGATACCATTGCGCCTTGGTGCATATGGGCGCGTGTGATTGATTGATCATGCCCCCCTCGCTTGGTGCATgactggcgccggcgctctGTTCGCAACCACGATCATGGTACAACAGGCTAACTCCATACAGGGAGGCGCATCCCTGCACGCATAGACCCAGATGCCGTGAGTTTCATGGCCCATGCGCGCTCGACCGATGGAGatgggctggcggcgcgcggggcttGCGTACTGCAACAAGTCTAGTGTCACGTCGCACGTCGGCacgcaccagcaccagcttGCAGCTCGGTCGGAGACGCACAAACACATGCCACTGCCTTGGCTTGCCAACCGACTACATATCCGACACTAACACTCTCTCCAGAGCATCTTGCGTGTCGTCGAGATCATGGCTTCGAGCTTTGGTGCGCCAGAGCACCACATCACTCTCGCCCTTCGTGACGAGAGCGACAACCTCGTCACCCAGAGCAACATTGCTGCCAAGGTGCAGAGCAAGGAGACGCTCAAGTGAGTTCCGGTCGACATTGGGTAGGCCTAGGGGGCTGACGGCTAGGCTCGTTGCTGCTCCTGTGACCGAGGCTCTCGCCGTGGTCGCTTCCCTGCATGCGGCGAGAGGCAAGATGGAGGATGCCAAGGACACCGTTGTACTCCCCAACAACGCCGAGGTGCTTCCTGCCAAGCTCGCCCTCTTCAACCTCCAAAAGTTCATCAAGGAGGATGACTTTGCAGTCGAGTTCATGCTCAAAGGCGGCGTAAAAATCCTGGTCGACCTTATCGAGAAGGACGACCAGACGGGACTCACAGGAAACAGCTTGGCCGTGGGTTTCAGCTGCCTAGTTTGGCGCTAACCGTTACCAGTACGCTCTCCAAGGCATCCGCGGCATCATGGAATACGAGACGGGTTGGGCAGACTTCTCCGACAAGTTTATTGACCGCGTGATTTACGTCCTCGCGTCATCCAGTGCTCCGAATATTGTCCGACCTGCGACCGTGATTGTTCGCAAGCTGGTCATCGCGTCGCCAAAAACACACGGTTCgcacaagggcaaggccaaggcccgcGAGTCCGACGCAGTCAACGTGTATGGCTTTGACCGCATCTACACTCGTATCAACGAGGTCGACTACCAGGACGGACATGCGGGTCCCGCTGCGGAAAGAATCTTTAGGCCGATCGTCAAGCGTCTTGAGGGAACCCGGGATCTTGAAGTTGTCGCTCAAAGGTAAGCGATACCCGCAGCTAAGACATGGGCTGACAGATCAGTCTCGCGCTTATCAATGCGTGCCTGCGGACAGCTCAACAAGAAGGCAGCAAGCGTTACTCTGATCTCATCAATGTGATCGAGACGCTGGGAACGCGTAAATATGTTGGGGTAGGTTCGAGACCTTTGGCTAGAGCGGACCTGACACCTGCAGCGCCTTATCCCAACGAGCTCCAACAACATTGTTGAGCCCCGCATTCTCGACTTCCAGACCCGCTACGCAAACGTTCTTCGTTACCACTCATTACGACCGGTTCGTCCGCAGACCAACTCGACACATGAGCGATTCCTGAGTGACATCTGGATCGCTGGACGGTTGGATGTTGAAGACACTGGTGGCTTGGCATCGCCTCGTCCTAGTATGGCCGACTACCACTCGACAGGGCCTCGCACCTGGGAGGGCTGGCGACGAATGGGACTGTCAATCGACTACGTGGAGGACACTGATCCTCTGGTGGAGACGGAGCTGTTCCGttccgtcggcgagctgggccttGAGTGCTTGGTGAGTGTGTGAGGATGGGCATGGCTGACTGGCAGCACTACTACGCCACACACGAGGACAACTTTCACAGCGTTGTGCTGGAACAGCTGGCACGTCCAGCTGAGCGCCGGTGTCCCCTTGGCAAGGCCAGCGCCGAGTGTGTCAAAGTGCTCTACGAGCACTACAAGATCTCGCAATCCGCTCAGCGTGG
This window harbors:
- the SNX3_1 gene encoding Sorting nexin-3 codes for the protein MSHQQQGGPVQSSFAPQVPAHTPSPDATHSPFARVDSSQRITFSDMARLAGRPQTFDEMYAVPESFLEIEVRNPLTHGVGRKMYTDYELVCMTNIPAFKVQHSIVRRRYSDFEAFRDILERESTRVNIPPLPGKVFTNRFTDDVIEQRREGLQRFLEIVAGHPLLQTGSKVLCAFLQDPSWDKAQWI
- the SNX3_1 gene encoding Sorting nexin-3 is translated as MSHQQQGGPVQSSFAPQVPAHTPSPDATHSPFARVDSSQRITFSDMARLAGRPQTSTHRSLQFDEMYAVPESFLEIEVRNPLTHGVGRKMYTDYELVCMTNIPAFKVQHSIVRRRYSDFEAFRDILERESTRVNIPPLPGKVFTNRFTDDVIEQRREGLQRFLEIVAGHPLLQTGSKVLCAFLQDPSWDKAQWI
- the Elmo1 gene encoding Engulfment and cell motility protein 1, giving the protein MVDAARPTSADRSPKSPKQGGTTPFQSGKNENAVPTNLITYKGRRIPARIDPDASILRVVEIMASSFGAPEHHITLALRDESDNLVTQSNIAAKVQSKETLKLVAAPVTEALAVVASLHAARGKMEDAKDTVVLPNNAEVLPAKLALFNLQKFIKEDDFAVEFMLKGGVKILVDLIEKDDQTGLTGNSLAYALQGIRGIMEYETGWADFSDKFIDRVIYVLASSSAPNIVRPATVIVRKLVIASPKTHGSHKGKAKARESDAVNVYGFDRIYTRINEVDYQDGHAGPAAERIFRPIVKRLEGTRDLEVVAQSLALINACLRTAQQEGSKRYSDLINVIETLGTRKYVGRLIPTSSNNIVEPRILDFQTRYANVLRYHSLRPVRPQTNSTHERFLSDIWIAGRLDVEDTGGLASPRPSMADYHSTGPRTWEGWRRMGLSIDYVEDTDPLVETELFRSVGELGLECLHYYATHEDNFHSVVLEQLARPAERRCPLGKASAECVKVLYEHYKISQSAQRGASHFQPFMLNFPRVHSLVLKFFLRMWQDSESRLDDFERLSYLVRSQVRVSLADEHTKSWINLEHDFLGAEYRNIRDRQMEMIDKEDGILERPAMAALREKANREAYDVLAEQRVMCMQQGSWFNAANVLTPGIESTTRATLARPLRFVRLSPNRRLLAWGEFTERTAHTPTFESLKENIDLANVTSVKVQTGCAVTARSPDIVSKLSFSLMSGNEVSLLDVDAVHAAQFAEWTDGIRVLKAEAGMSTKESSNYVHILTELALKVRMLDISGDGIEIPQKVSFGPAPRSTDFWFAS